The Xylocopa sonorina isolate GNS202 chromosome 17, iyXylSono1_principal, whole genome shotgun sequence genome includes a region encoding these proteins:
- the LOC143431280 gene encoding uncharacterized protein LOC143431280 isoform X1, with product MAGKMQYKMIFLLEFLFCLILILCGKTSMGKPLTPEDVEDLLPPTPHDKNETMAAVVQDPVIQDAVHLAAENTSLNGLVVKKHVFIMPAANPNMVISKREHLLVVPTENLEDVRKNITETKQTEAQEDSSKDAEAFFEKDESTYASEENESPSEGNKDEFFPESNVAQSTASSNEKRKSPTEFLQDTLSHKITLPEDPSTKKVPVPIVAVIDPTKTEKGEVKSPIVAILPNQFNGDALNNQVQFLKDNSDKIQKKAQNYIDQNTLTVDPDYWRFSTPSEITNALTPTQESASISLYQDHQVPSMGTEEMFLTPVMLPQWQMFAATVQNEQADVSRETGDMDVAEDIIFRPLFKYRHQTQQRSKYYDESNRRYTSYRDRGSYYPRRNYFYRPRYDEY from the exons ATGGCTGGAAAAATGCAGTACAAAATG ATATTTCTGTTAGAGTTTCTTTTTTGTTTGATCCTAATTCTCTGTGGGAAGACATCGATGGGGAAACCTTTGACTCCTGAGGACGTGGAAGACTTACTACCACCGACACCACACGACAAGAACGAAACAATGGCTGCAGTCGTTCAGGATCCTGTTATCCAAGATGCTGTGCATCTCGCAGCTGAGAATACATCTTTAAATGGATTAGTCGTTAAGAAACATGTTTTCATAATGCCAGCTGCTAATCCTAATATG GTGATTTCGAAGCGCGAACATCTTCTTGttgttcccaccgagaatttgGAAGACGTGCGAAAAAACATAACTGAAACCAAGCAAACGGAGGCTCAAGAGGATTCTTCGAAAGATGCTGAAGCGTTCTTCGAAAAAGATGAAAGTACTTACGCGTCAGAG GAAAACGAAAGCCCATCAGAGGGAAATAAAGACGAGTTCTTCCCAGAATCGAACGTAGCCCAGTCGACGGCCTCGTCAAACGAGAAACGCAAAAGCCCAACGGAATTCCTGCAAGATACGCTGAGTCACAAAATCACGCTGCCAGAGGATCCCTCCACGAAGAAGGTGCCCGTTCCAATCGTCGCGGTCATCGATCCCACGAAGACTGAAAAAGGCGAAGTGAAAAGTCCCATCGTGGCTATTCTGCCCAACCAATTCAACGGTGATGCTTTAAACAACCAGGTTCAATTCTTGAAGGACAATAGCGACAAGATCCAGAAGAAAGCCCAAAATTATATCGACCAGAACACGTTGACGGTTGATCCTGATTATTGGAGGTTCTCGACGCCATCAGAG ATTACTAACGCTTTAACGCCGACGCAAGAGAGCGCATCGATCTCTTTGTATCAAGATCATCAAGTCCCAAGCATGGGGACGGAAGAAATGTTTCTGACGCCAGTAATGCTCCCGCAATGGCAAATGTTCGCTGCAACTGTACAGAACGAGCAAGCAGACGTCTCGCGTGAAACAGGTGACATGGACGTAGCTGAAGATATTATATTTAGGCCTCTGTTTAAATATCGACACCAAACACAGCAGCGGTCTAAATACTATGACGAAAGCAATCGACGATACACATCGTATCGCGACCGTGGCAGTTATTATCCGAGACGCAATTATTTTTACAGACCCCGCTACGACGAATATTAA
- the LOC143431206 gene encoding uncharacterized protein LOC143431206, translated as MFLDKLTAPEERVGGALIEKRNVKSNDEDDLETAAGNFALRPLFVYRQQMANRHRIREANSRRNRF; from the coding sequence ATGTTTCTCGATAAATTGACCGCGCCAGAAGAGCGTGTTGGCGGCGCCTTGATCGAGAAGCGCAACGTGAAGAGTAACGACGAGGACGATCTTGAAACGGCCGCTGGCAATTTCGCCCTTCGACCACTGTTCGTTTATCGACAGCAAATGGCTAATAGGCACCGAATCAGGGAGGCGAATAGCCGCAGGAACCGCTTCTGA
- the Arpc1 gene encoding actin-related protein 2/3 complex, subunit 1A, with protein sequence MTEVHNLGVDAISCHAWNKDRKEVVICPNNNEIQVHRRTSSGWKLLQNLQEHDMHVMGIDWAPNSNRIVTCSADKNAYVWTQEKDGKWNPAWVLLRINRAATCVKWSPLENKFAVGSGGRVIAVCYFVSENNWWQCKHIKRPLRSTVTTVDWHPDNKVLVAGSTDYKVRVFSAFISDMEVAPGTGPWGHSNSLGTLLAEFQNTPNGGGWIHCVAFSPCGNKICWVAHNSSICIADATKGNAVIRLYTEHLPFLSCVWMGSNSIVAVGHSCMPMLYSIDDNGQLYFVSKLDNTQKKEAAGLSAMRKFQSLDRQARTDTNDNALDSIHQNTINCVRKVSDNEFSTSGLDGQLVVWDLKLLENSIAGLKIA encoded by the exons atgACAGAAGTTCATAACTTAGGTGTTGATGCCATCAGCTGTCATGCTTGGAATAAAGACAGAAAAG AGGTGGTTATCTGTCCGAACAATAATGAGATACAAGTTCACAGACGTACGTCGAGCGGTTGGAAGTTACTGCAAAATCTACAGGAACATGACATGCACGTAATGGGTATCGATTGGGCGCCTAATTCCAATCGAATAGTGACATGTTCCGCAGATAAGAATGCGTACGTTTGGACGCAAGAGAAAGATGGAAAGTGGAATCCTGCATGGGTACTTTTAAGAATAAACCGAGCAGCGACTTGTGTAAAATGGTCTCCATTAG AAAATAAATTCGCTGTTGGGTCTGGAGGTAGAGTAATAGCTGTTTGTTATTTCGTGTCTGAAAATAATTGGTGGCAATGTAAGCACATAAAGCGCCCGTTAAGGTCTACCGTTACTACGGTCGACTGGCATCCAGACAACAAAGTTTTAGTTGCTGGATCCACAGATTACAAAGTCCGTGTGTTTAGCGCATTCATTAGTGATATGGAAGTTGCACCTGGTACTGGTCCATGGGGTCACAGTAACAGTTTAGGAACATTACTTGCTGAATTCCAAAATACTCCCAATGGAG GGGGTTGGATACACTGTGTCGCATTTAGTCCTTGTGGTAATAAAATTTGTTGGGTAGCGCACAATTCGTCAATTTGCATTGCCGATGCTACCAAAGGAAATGCAGTAATACGATTGTATACGGAGCATTTGCCATTTTTAAGTTGCGTTTGGATGGGGTCCAATTCCATTGTCGCCGtg GGACATAGCTGTATGCCAATGCTGTATTCCATAGACGATAATGGTCAACTATATTTTGTATCAAAATTAGACAACACGCAGAAGAAAGAGGCTGCCGGATTGTCTGCCATGCGTAAATTTCAATCGCTAGATCGTCAAGCAAGAACTGATACAAATGACAATGCCTTGGATAGTATCCATCAAAATACGATCAACTGTGTCCGCAAAGTATCAGATAACGAATTTAGTACGAGCGGTCTAGATGGTCAGTTAGTAGTTTGGGATCTCAAG CTTTTGGAGAATTCTATCGCTGGTCTCAAGATAGCATAA
- the LOC143431250 gene encoding uncharacterized protein LOC143431250, giving the protein MSSISAQGVVERASAELTKRINGLGLRASKHHGGGKASVMERVTHVFCGSGGVPYTNLQSANNANATPEKPSRSVPTSMSNMPSTNNKSLSNVGTPSRARISRNRPKNVPLASGGTGGYVAATTWDQLMQDDHFLSKFFLYFTAIERRILAQVCSKWRDILYARPRLWAGLVPVVRCREVRAMPPSSRTRLYASLVRRGFHSLVLLGASDEDIPELTHGFPLAQRNIHSLSLRCCAVTDRGLEALLDHLQALFELELAGCNEITEAGLWTCLTPRIVSLSLSDCINVADEAVGAVAQLLPSLYEFSLQAYHVTDAALGYFHATQSSSLSILRLQSCWELTNHGVVNIVHSLPNLTVLSLSGCSKVTDDGVELIAENLSRLRSLDLSWCSRITDAALEYIACDLNHLEELTLDRCVHITDIGVGYISTMGSLSALFLRWCILLRDFGLQHLCGMKSLQVLSVAGCPLLTSSGLSSLIQLRHLHELELTNCPGTSQELFDYLREHLPRCLIIE; this is encoded by the exons ATGTCTTCGATATCAGCGCAGGGGGTTGTCGAAAGAGCCAGCGCCGAATTGACCAAGAGAATCAACGGTCTGGGGCTGAGAGCATCTAAACATCATG GTGGGGGAAAGGCGAGCGTCATGGAACGCGTCACGCACGTGTTCTGCGGGAGTGGCGGTGTTCCGTACACGAATTTGCAGAGCGCGAACAATGCGAACGCGACCCCGGAAAAGCCGAGCAGGAGCGTGCCAACATCGATGAGCAACATGCCATCGACGAATAACAAGAGCCTGAGCAACGTTGGTACCCCAAGCAGGGCAAGGATATCGAGGAATCGACCGAAAAACGTGCCATTGGCTAGCGGTGGTACGGGCGGATACGTAGCGGCCACCACGTGGGATCAGCTGATGCAGGACGATCATTTTCTCAGCAAATTCTTCCTCTACTTCACCGCCATCGAGAGGAGAATTTTGGCTCAG GTATGCTCAAAATGGAGAGATATACTTTACGCGCGACCTCGATTATGGGCAGGCTTGGTGCCCGTGGTGAGGTGTCGCGAGGTGCGCGCCATGCCTCCTAGTTCGCGTACGCGCCTCTACGCATCCTTGGTAAGAAGAGGATTTCATTCATTGGTCCTTCTCGGTGCCTCTGACGAGGATATCCCGGAACTGACCCACGGATTCCCGTTGGCGCAGAGAAATATCCATTCGTTATCATTGAGGTGCTGCGCAGTTACTGACAGGGGGCTGGAAGCCCTTCTGGATCACTTGCAA GCGTTGTTCGAGCTTGAATTAGCCGGCTGCAACGAGATAACAGAAGCTGGTCTGTGGACTTGCTTGACACCTAGAATAGTATCGCTTTCCTTGTCAGATTGTATCAACGTAGCCGATGAAGCTGTCGGTGCAGTCGCTCAATTGCTGCCGAGTCTCTACGAGTTCTCTCTGCAGGCTTACCACGTAACCGACGCTGCCCTTGGATACTTTCACGCCACGCAAAGTAGCTCACTTAGCATCCTCAGGCTGCAGTCCTGTTGGGAACTCACTAACCACGGTGTAGTTAATATTG TACATTCCTTGCCCAATCTGACTGTGCTATCGCTGTCCGGATGCAGCAAAGTAACGGACGACGGTGTTGAACTGATAGCTGAAAACTTGTCCAGGCTTCGTTCGTTGGATCTGAGCTGGTGTTCGAGGATCACGGACGCGGCCCTAGAGTACATAGCATGTGATTTGAATCACTTAGAGGAGCTTACGTTGGATAG GTGTGTGCACATCACAGATATAGGCGTGGGCTACATCTCCACAATGGGATCATTGAGCGCATTGTTCTTGAGATGGTGCATACTACTTAGAGACTTTGGACTTCAGCACTTGTGCGGCATGAAATCCTTACAAGTACTCTCCGTGGCAG GCTGCCCATTGCTTACAAGTAGCGGACTATCCAGCTTGATTCAACTGCGTCACTTACACGAGCTAGAATTAACCAACTGTCCAGGAACGTCTCAGGAGTTGTTCGACTACCTGCGCGAACATCTGCCGCGCTGCCTAATCATTGAATAA
- the LOC143431280 gene encoding uncharacterized protein LOC143431280 isoform X2: MAGKMQYKMIFLLEFLFCLILILCGKTSMGKPLTPEDVEDLLPPTPHDKNETMAAVVQDPVIQDAVHLAAENTSLNGLVVKKHVFIMPAANPNMVISKREHLLVVPTENLEDVRKNITETKQTEAQEDSSKDAEAFFEKDESTYASEENESPSEGNKDEFFPESNVAQSTASSNEKRKSPTEFLQDTLSHKITLPEDPSTKKVPVPIVAVIDPTKTEKGEVKSPIVAILPNQFNGDALNNQVQFLKDNSDKIQKKAQNYIDQNTLTVDPDYWRFSTPSEITNALTPTQESASISLYQDHQVPSMGTEEMFLTPVMLPQWQMFAATVQNEQADVSRETDPATTNIKYEAD, from the exons ATGGCTGGAAAAATGCAGTACAAAATG ATATTTCTGTTAGAGTTTCTTTTTTGTTTGATCCTAATTCTCTGTGGGAAGACATCGATGGGGAAACCTTTGACTCCTGAGGACGTGGAAGACTTACTACCACCGACACCACACGACAAGAACGAAACAATGGCTGCAGTCGTTCAGGATCCTGTTATCCAAGATGCTGTGCATCTCGCAGCTGAGAATACATCTTTAAATGGATTAGTCGTTAAGAAACATGTTTTCATAATGCCAGCTGCTAATCCTAATATG GTGATTTCGAAGCGCGAACATCTTCTTGttgttcccaccgagaatttgGAAGACGTGCGAAAAAACATAACTGAAACCAAGCAAACGGAGGCTCAAGAGGATTCTTCGAAAGATGCTGAAGCGTTCTTCGAAAAAGATGAAAGTACTTACGCGTCAGAG GAAAACGAAAGCCCATCAGAGGGAAATAAAGACGAGTTCTTCCCAGAATCGAACGTAGCCCAGTCGACGGCCTCGTCAAACGAGAAACGCAAAAGCCCAACGGAATTCCTGCAAGATACGCTGAGTCACAAAATCACGCTGCCAGAGGATCCCTCCACGAAGAAGGTGCCCGTTCCAATCGTCGCGGTCATCGATCCCACGAAGACTGAAAAAGGCGAAGTGAAAAGTCCCATCGTGGCTATTCTGCCCAACCAATTCAACGGTGATGCTTTAAACAACCAGGTTCAATTCTTGAAGGACAATAGCGACAAGATCCAGAAGAAAGCCCAAAATTATATCGACCAGAACACGTTGACGGTTGATCCTGATTATTGGAGGTTCTCGACGCCATCAGAG ATTACTAACGCTTTAACGCCGACGCAAGAGAGCGCATCGATCTCTTTGTATCAAGATCATCAAGTCCCAAGCATGGGGACGGAAGAAATGTTTCTGACGCCAGTAATGCTCCCGCAATGGCAAATGTTCGCTGCAACTGTACAGAACGAGCAAGCAGACGTCTCGCGTGAAACAG ACCCCGCTACGACGAATATTAAATACGAAGCGGATTAA
- the LOC143431171 gene encoding uncharacterized protein LOC143431171 codes for MCDTKETITLLTAKSQTNSKNNNDLIEIKEEKESTQKIENGRKSPIFHSISLIVLHILDSILLIILLPFIIWQWVAANDQLKIILKAVVEVAMELVMWIIFAGVSIFMTTTFVLEDVYFRKNDSEKLEQLLATGNGASSSNNKMPNDYNKQDKMTASESKD; via the exons ATGTGCGACACAAAAGAAACAATTACGTTATTAACCGCTAAAAGTCAAACGAATAGTAAGAATAATAACGATCTAATTGAAattaaagaagagaaagaaagtaCACAAAAAATAGAGAATGG GCGAAAATCGCCAATCTTTCATTCGATATCCTTAATTGTGTTGCATATACTGGACTCAATACTTCTAATTATACTTTTGCCATTTATCATTTGGCAATGGGTTGCTGCTAATGATCAactgaaaattattttaaaagCCGTGGTAGAA GTCGCAATGGAGCTAGTTATGTGGATAATTTTCGCAGGAGTATCTATTTTTATGACCACCACGTTTGTTCTAGAAGACGTTTACTTTCGAAAAAACGACTCTGAAAAATTGGAACAATTACTGGCGACTGGAAACGGCGCTTCATCCAGCAATAACAAAATGCCGAATGATTATAACAAACAGGATAAGATGACAGCTTCTGAAAGCAAAGATTGA
- the LOC143431256 gene encoding uncharacterized protein LOC143431256 — MWTVLVVVCLIASLDVNAEGRSLHGETSLRQSDSAVAGLRTVENIPYRFPRKFRENTRTRRLHIKNQHGFDGKVDKIHINSEEDLPGVRAYGLQKNDLKNNGQIEKMIQKRSMKEVEDASRRAARSIEAYGKSKEQLEMNGQIETGHSSSSIRHPYPNASGIKVTRSIETNLKQDKPTNELTDLEGQDAKVFRPLFVYRQQVAKRQHRGRNRNRGFPAGQRPYYNLRPVF, encoded by the exons ATGTGGACCGTGTTAGTG GTCGTTTGTTTGATAGCATCCTTGGATGTCAACGCAGAGGGAAGATCATTGCACGGAGAGACTTCTTTAAGGCAGTCTGATTCCGCTGTGGCAGGATTAAGAACCGTAGAAAATATACCGTACAGATTTCCAAGAAAATTCAGGGAAAACACTCGTACTAGGAGGTTGCACATAAAGAATCAACATGGATTCGATGGAAAAGTCGATAAGATTCATATCAATTCCGAAGAGGATCTCCCTGGAGTGAGAGCATATGGACTGCAAAAGAACGATCTTAAGAATAATGGCCAGATCGAGAAAATGATACAGAAACGCAGTATGAAAGAAGTCGAAGACGCTTCGAGAAGAGCTGCGCGTTCT ATCGAAGCCTACGGAAAATCTAAGGAGCAGCTTGAAATGAACGGACAAATTGAAACCGGACATTCTTCATCATCGATCAGACATCCATACCCTAATGCTTCAGGAATCAAAGTAACCAGGTCCATTGAAACAAACCTGAAACAAGATAAACCGACAAATGAACTGACAGATCTAGAAGGCCAGGATGCCAAAGTGTTCAGACCACTATTCGTGTACAGGCAGCAAGTGGCAAAAAGGCAACACAGAGGAAGGAATCGCAATCGCGGTTTCCCGGCTGGTCAGAGGCCTTATTACAATCTACGACCAGTTTTCTGA